A DNA window from Methanobrevibacter sp. contains the following coding sequences:
- a CDS encoding cobalt-precorrin-7 (C(5))-methyltransferase, producing the protein MSGKIYIVGIGPGASEYLTKKAVDSVKSSDYTVGSTRAIELFDDVQNKIAFNVKDLLDKLEEGVQLACDGNTVSILSTGDPGFSGVLNTVLRISKEKGFSKENIEVVPGISSLQLAAAKCHIQWDSANVMTFHGRENIDEILSVINNEKTTIALPSRKVRDMAQFLLDNGVEEDRKVVVCERLSYPDEKIVEATLKDIAESEFTYMCIMVIY; encoded by the coding sequence ATATTTAACTAAAAAAGCGGTTGACAGTGTTAAATCAAGTGATTATACCGTTGGAAGTACAAGGGCAATTGAGTTATTTGATGATGTTCAAAATAAAATTGCATTTAATGTAAAAGATCTGTTGGACAAATTGGAAGAAGGAGTTCAGCTAGCCTGTGATGGAAATACCGTGTCCATATTATCCACCGGAGATCCTGGTTTTTCAGGCGTTTTAAATACTGTTTTGAGAATTTCAAAAGAAAAAGGATTTTCAAAAGAAAATATTGAAGTGGTTCCAGGAATTAGTTCACTGCAGCTTGCAGCGGCAAAATGCCATATCCAATGGGACAGTGCCAACGTAATGACATTTCACGGCAGAGAAAATATAGACGAGATTTTGTCAGTTATTAACAATGAAAAAACCACAATCGCTCTTCCTTCAAGAAAAGTAAGAGACATGGCCCAATTTTTACTTGACAATGGAGTTGAAGAAGACAGAAAAGTTGTAGTCTGTGAAAGGTTAAGTTACCCTGATGAAAAGATTGTAGAGGCTACTTTAAAAGACATTGCTGAGAGTGAATTTACCTATATGTGCATTATGGTAATTTATTAG